TGTAGCTGGGAGGCCGCAGCTTGTCGAAAAGCCTCAATATCCTCCCTCGAATCCCAAAGGGTAAGGGACCCATACTCTCCAGTTAAGTCGTCAGCGAGAAATATTTCGTCCTTAAACCCCTTTGCTGTTCTGTGCACGGGGGAAAACTGATCGCCCAGTTTCTCAGCAGTCGAACGCATCCCTGGTCCAAGAGGGAATAATAGTAGAAGTGCATACATCAATTATCCTCCTTTCCTTCGCAATGAATGTGTGCATTGCCCTATGGTACGCCTGGGTCGCCTAAAACGCTAATCAGCTATCCAATTTTCTGCGTCGGCTGAATTTTTCTTATTTCGTGCTTGTGTTTCATTCGCATACGGGACGTTCACGGCGTCAAGTAAATCGCCAGTTTCGACTAAGGCTTTCAATTTATGATAAAGTCTAGTACAGCCTATTTATTGCTCTAAGACCAAAAGCGAAAACCACTCTGATTTATCATGCTCCTTCCATGAAGAGCTGAAGTTGTACAGTTCTCTATTTGAAATTTGGGCATTAGTAAGAATATTTTTTACATTTTCATTGTCAGTATCGATTCTTCTATTTTTATAAGTTAGAAGTTTTTCTATAAAATCAAATCCTTCTGTTTGAGTCAAATTCGCATTGATAAATGTATATTCTCCCAAATAATAGATGCCTGGTTTAGACAGCTGAAACGCACAACCCAAAAAATACCAATCCTTGTCCGATCTGAATATTTTCTGTAATGACTTTAAATAGTTTGCATGGAAGCTTTGGATGGAGGCTTCAATAGGAAGTAAGTAACCACTTGAAAAGAATTGTTCCATATAAGGAGCAATGCGCGTTTCACTTGATCTTGCACTTGTAAGGTAAATCAAGCTTTCGCGTTCATTTTTGAATTTTTCGATATCAATATTCCAAATTATATACCCATGATTGTCTCTGTCAGCTTCTGTATAAGTTATACCGTCCCATGGATCAGGGTTTAAAATGGGTTTTCTCGGGATGGACCCTTTATAAATGCCATTTCTCACGATACCTTTTGGTAATATTTTTTCTCCATCAATGTACAAAGCAAATGCCATTCCGTCAATATTACCATCCCCTAAATTTGCACCTAAAATAATGGTTGCTGCATTATTATTAACTTCCCGGTTTATATCTGTTTGCGTAAGAGGATAACCTGCACAACCAGTGATAGCAAACAACATTATTAGTAAAAAACCATTTTTCATGGTGATTTGCCTTTCGTATATTATTAAACTAATCTAAATTCTGGCAATGCTCGCATGGAAAAATTTTGTAGCCGAACTTTACTATCTTCGACGTCTCAATTAAAGCCGCGAAAACCTTCGATTTAGCTGCCTATCGGATTTAGGCGGCTGATATGTGGAATTAGCCGTCCGTGACGGGATTTAAGGTTCAAATTTGAGATGATCTGCTTTAGGAAATAAAATTCCATTTGTATAAACTGTTGCCGCAGCCTGCCGCCCAGGAGTCTTTGCCTGACGAAAATGCTTATGCAAAAACGGGTGTGTGTGGATATAGGAATTAAACATACGTAAAATAATAACGTGTTTAAACCCAAGAAGACGGGAGACTCGTTTGGTAAGAGGCAATGGAGCATGGAAGGGCAGAGTGCGTGTATGAGCTGTGCCTTTTGACGTAGATCAGCGTCATGCCGTTTACGTGACCAGTCCGAAACTCCAGATTTGGCCGGTCAACCGCGACCGAGCTTTGCCGGAATGCATGACCGGAAGAGACTTGTGGTCCGGGCGTGAAAACTACTTCGCCGACCTCAAGCCGCCCCCCCGGACCCTCATGGACAACCAGTTTCCTGTTTGGCGGAAGACCGGATTGTCCGTCCGCGCTTCGGTCTACTTGAGTCGCCTCCCCGAGACGTCGATCACCGTGATAGTCTGGGTCCCTGTGAATTTCTCGTCTTCTGTAGTAAAACCCACCAGGGTAAGTTCATTTTCACCGGGGACCGTCAGAGAGCCAATTTCCGCGAGAGCTTTAACCTCCTCCATCAGGAATTTGGCGACAAAATTTCCTCTGTTGTCCGCCTTCCAGGAGGCGATTTCAATGTCGTTGAGGGAAACCGTTGTCGCAACGACATTCGAATAGACGATATTCGTATGAACGGTGACCACCTCTCCGCTGTTCTGGAGATTCAGCGTCCGCGGCGCCACTTCAATCGTGATGTCTAAACCATAAGATGTCCCCGAAGGGCCGAAAAAGGTGATCAAAAGGATCGCAGCAGCCAGCACATTCGGAATAATAACTTTGCAACGTCTTCGCATAATTCCCCCCTTTTCACTTAACCCATGAATAAATTGAACCAACTTCCCAACCGATACCGGAAGCCCCTCCCATTGGGATCGGAAACTCGGCTGTACCGGGGGACCATTTCCGGGCGGACTCTATTTCTTTTTTGAAGGCCGACCGACTTCGCAAACCCTACGTGAACGACAAAAAGATTCCTCTCTCTGAATTCGAACCGGTTTTGATCTTCGTTAAAACGGTGAGTCGAAGCAGTAAAACCAAGGTTCAATTAGACTTATCAGCGGCATTTTCTTCACGATCCAGAGATTCAAAGATAAGAAGCATTCCGCCGGAAAGTTACCGGCACAATACCAAAAGCTCAAGTTAGGATTAATTCATGGAGCCGAAAAGACTTAAGGAGGCAGATCATCACGGATGCATCCGCGACGCTAGCGCGGTCCTGCCCAAAAGTCAATTTATTTTACGTCGCAGCCTCTTTTGAACAAGGGAGAAACCGGCCCCCTAAGAGCAGGGGTTTCTATTTTTTTTTAAACTGACTCCACCTCAGAAACACAACTGTGTTGAATCCTATACTCAAGTAGGTGAGAATCACAGCGCAGTTTTGAGTATACAATTAAAAACATTCATTTGCAATATCAGCCATCTTTCTTGGCGGCGGATCGAATCGACTCCGCTTTTTCACGGAGTTCCAGGTAGTCCGTCCTTAATCGGGAGTTAGCGGCCCAAACCTCTTCCATATAGTTTCTTTCTTTCTCTGTAATCAGTCGAAGTGCCAGTACTTCGGGGCGATCACGGATAACGGCACCTGCAGGCACCTTTGTAAAGGAATGGAAGGTAACCCGTTTGGCAATAGCTCCAATGCCAAGCCATACATGATCTTCTAGAGTGGCCTTGTATAAAGAGGCTCTCATAGCAATAAAACACTCTTGCCCGATGGTGCACGGTCCATGGAGGATAGCTCCATGGGCTACGGTAGTCTTGGAGCCTATGATCACTGAAGCCCCCGGATCGGCGTGTATGATGACGCCATCCTGAATAATGACCTCCCTATCGATCTGGATGGGGGCGACTTTTCCGTCCTTTCCGCGCTGGTCGGCCCGAATAACGGCCAATGGTCCTATGAAAACATCTTTGTCAATTCTGACGTTACCGATGATCTGGGCAGAAGGGTCAATCAGCGCCGTGGGATCGATGTGTGGATAATCGCCTGCCAGGTTATGCCTTATATTTTTGTATTGTAGTGATGTCATTCTTTTTCCTCCATGTCTAAAATTACCGTTTAGAATGGACAGCCATTAAGCAGATACCTCTTCGGGTTTCCAAATAGTCCGGAAACAACATTCTCAGGTTTGTAATGAATTATCTATATGGTTTAAAGCCGGCCAGCTATCCGCCGATTCAGGATCTTCAGTACTGGATTTGAATTTGCCATTGATAGCCTGTCGGGTGCTCGTGATCCTTGCGAACATTTCCTTTAAATATATCGATGTCCTCAAATTCACATGCGAAAATTTGTCCTCGCAGCCTGGCTGCTGTCGGTCTTCGTAGGACGGGTTTGCGTTGCATGGTGATCCATCGAAAAATTATATATAGGTCATATACAGCATGGCTTGAACGGCGATAGTCCTTATATCCAATAAGCATACTAAAGTCTTCACCTAAAGGCGAGGCTTTTTGTCTTTTCCCTGAAGTGGCAAGCAAGCTGTTGAAAATAATGATAATTACGCATATATGGGCAAGATGTGACGGCAAATGTGAGCCACGCGGTTCTCTGCTTAGGCGCACGTGTTCGTTGGCCGTGGTATTGGCTGGTCAGCAAAGCAAACCGATGCTTATCGACCTCTGTTAAAACATTTGCGATTCTCAATGACTTAGGATTGTTCACGATGCCCGCCTGACCACGCCCTTTCCATCGCTTCCGCTGTTCTGAGATGGCGCACCGGCCGCAATCGGTGTATTCAGGGAGCTGTAAGACAGCATTCCATGGTCTTCACGCTTCTCATTATGCATGTAGTGTGTTTATCATTGCCTTTATGAGGGCTTATAGCGGTTCTCTCCTTACGGGTTATCCAAAGCGCGTGATGCACGCACTGCCAATCATCAGGGTCGCATCTATCCGATTCCGGCACCTTGCAGTATTTGATGTGGGATCGGTCGTATAAGCATCTTCATTCAAAAGGTTCATTATGGTAAAATTCTGTGGGCGAAAGAGGCTGGACCCCTTGAGGACAAGGCTGAAAACATGGGTTGAAGATCCACCCCGCAAAAAAGGAGACCGACCCTATGCTCGACGGCAATTCTTTTCTTGAAATCGCGGCTGTTCTGAGTCTTGCAACACTGCTCGGCATCGTCGGCCAGAGGCTCCGACAGCCCTTGCTGATCATGTTCCTGGCGACGGGCATCCTTGCAGGGCCTTCGTGGCTGGGGATCATCCAGAGCTACCACGAGATCGAGCTGCTTGCGCATATGGGCATCGCCCTCCTGCTGTTCATCGTCGGGCTGAAACTCGACCTCGGTCTGATCCGCACAACGGGCCCGGTCGCTTTGGCGACGGGTCTGGGGCAGATCGTTTTCACTTCTGCGATCGGCTTCCTGATCGCGCTGGCTCTGGACATCCCGCCCGTCGATGCTGCCTACGTGGCTGTCGCCTTGACCTTTTCGAGCACGATCATCATCGTCAAGCTCCTGTCGGATAAGAAGGAGATCGATTCGCTGCACGGCCAGATCGCCATCGGCTTCCTGATCGTTCAGGACATCGCCGCCATCCTGGCGCTGGTCGCATTGACCACGTTCGGTTCGCCGATTGCGGCCGGCCAATCGGCTTGGACGGGTTCGCTCCTGATCGCAGCCAAGGGTCTGGGCCTGCTCGCCTTTGCGGCCCTCATGACCAGGTATGTCCTTCCAGGCCTGGCGCTGCGGTTGGCCTATTCCCAGGAGCTTCTGATCCTGTTTGCCATTGCCTGGGCTGTGTGCCTCGGGGCGGGGGGAGAGTGGCTCGGGTTCAGCAAGGAGGTGGGGGCGTTTCTGGCGGGAGTCTCCCTGGCATCCACGGATTACCGGGATGCAATCGGGGCGCGATTGACCAGCCTGAGGGATTTTCTGCTGCTTTTCTTTTTCATTGATCTCGGGGCACGCCTCGAATGGACGATGGTCGGCTCTCAAGTGGGTGCAGCGGGCCTTTTTTCGGTCTTCGTCCTTGTCGGGAACCCGCTGATCGTCCTGGCGATCATGGGCTTCATGGGTTACCGGCGGCGTACGGCCTTCCTTGCGGGGCTGACGGTGGCCCAGATCAGCGAGTTCTCTCTCATCGTGGCGGCGCTGGGGCTCAGCATCGGCCACATCGCTCCGGAAACCATGGGCCTGATCACCCTGGTGGGGGTGGTGACCATTTTCGTTTCGACGTATATGATCCTGTATTCGGGTTCCCTTTATCATTTGTTGTCCAAGCCCCTGAAGGTGTTCGAAAGAAGAACGCCTTTCAGGGAATGCGCCGTCGACTCCCTTGAAGGAGCCCCGCAGTTGGATGTGATCCTTGTGGGTCTCGGCACGTATGGGAGGGGGATTGCGGAATGCCTTTTGCGGAGACGCAAGACGCTCCTGGGCGTCGATTTCGATCCGCAGGTCCTCAGGACCTGGCGGTCCAGGGGAGTGCCGGTGCTCTACGGCGATATGACGGACCCGGAGCTGCATGAACATCTGCCCCTCAACAAGGCGCGATGGGTGGTCAGCACGGTCCGTTCGAGGCACCTGGACCTCGAACTGCTGCACCATCTGAGAGACAGGGGGGTCGAGGCCAAAGTGGCGGTGAGCGCGGCGAACGAAGCGGAAGCGGATCTGTTCAAGCAAGAAGGCGCACACGTGGTCTTTCGGCCTTTCGCGGATGCCGCGGAGCAGGCCGCCGATGCCCTGACCAGATCCATGGAAATGCTGCCGAAAAACATCGATTGGCCGATCGCGTTTCAGGAGATTCGCATCCGCTCCGGGGCGTCTGCAGCCGGAAAGACGATCAAGGATATCCCCCTGCGCTCGCAGACCGGTGTTTCCGTGCTGGCGGTGAGCCGGGCCGGGCGGGTGCTATACGAGCCTGGGCCTGATTTTCAGGTCTATCCCGGTGATCGGCTGGTTGTCATGGGGCCGCCCGATGAGCTGCAGGAGGCTGAAGCCATGCTCGATCAACCCGTGGAGGATCTCGATGGGGAGCGGACCGACCGGTTCGAGATCAATGAGATCCGGATCGGTGAAAACTCCGAGCTGGGCGGCAGGACCTTGGCCGAACTGCAGTTCCGCCAGAAGTATGAGGCGACCGTGATCGGCATCATCCGGGGTGGTCAGCGGATCACCGCCTTGCGCACCACAGAGCGGCTGCAGCCCGGAGACGGTCTGGTCGTCATCGGGGCTGCCGAGGCGGTCAAGGGTTTGAAAGGGATGGAGCCTCTCTAGGCAAGCGGTTGCCCGGCGCCTCATGTGAAGCGATGCTTCTCCCGCCGGGCTGCGCGATGGCTGGCAGTCGGTTCGATGCGAAAAAGCAGCCTTTTTGTCAACGGCCACTCAGGCGGATGCCGGTGCGGGCTTGTATCCGATGCGGCGGAGGATGTCGAGGTCGTCCAGCACCTTGCCGCAGCCGAGAATGACGGTCGAAAAGGGGTCGGGGGCTAGGATTACGGGAAGGCCCGTCGCTTCTACCAGAAGCAGGTTGAGGTCTTTGAGAAGGGCCCCGCCGCCCGTCAGAACGATGCCCCTTTCGATGAGGTCCGCCGAGAGCTCGGGAGGGGTCCGCTCCAGGGTGACGCGGACCATCTCGACGATGGCGCCGATCTCCTCCGAGAGCGCGCCGCGGACATCGCTCGAATCGATGGTCAGCGTGCCCGGGATGCCGCTGACCAGGTCCCTTCCCCTGATCTCGAAGGATTGGGGGGAAGCGGACGGATGGGCATTGCCGATGGCCAGTTTGATCGCTTCGGCCGCGCTGCTTCCGATGAGGAAATTGTATTTTC
This portion of the Desulfatiglans anilini DSM 4660 genome encodes:
- a CDS encoding cation:proton antiporter domain-containing protein; this encodes MLDGNSFLEIAAVLSLATLLGIVGQRLRQPLLIMFLATGILAGPSWLGIIQSYHEIELLAHMGIALLLFIVGLKLDLGLIRTTGPVALATGLGQIVFTSAIGFLIALALDIPPVDAAYVAVALTFSSTIIIVKLLSDKKEIDSLHGQIAIGFLIVQDIAAILALVALTTFGSPIAAGQSAWTGSLLIAAKGLGLLAFAALMTRYVLPGLALRLAYSQELLILFAIAWAVCLGAGGEWLGFSKEVGAFLAGVSLASTDYRDAIGARLTSLRDFLLLFFFIDLGARLEWTMVGSQVGAAGLFSVFVLVGNPLIVLAIMGFMGYRRRTAFLAGLTVAQISEFSLIVAALGLSIGHIAPETMGLITLVGVVTIFVSTYMILYSGSLYHLLSKPLKVFERRTPFRECAVDSLEGAPQLDVILVGLGTYGRGIAECLLRRRKTLLGVDFDPQVLRTWRSRGVPVLYGDMTDPELHEHLPLNKARWVVSTVRSRHLDLELLHHLRDRGVEAKVAVSAANEAEADLFKQEGAHVVFRPFADAAEQAADALTRSMEMLPKNIDWPIAFQEIRIRSGASAAGKTIKDIPLRSQTGVSVLAVSRAGRVLYEPGPDFQVYPGDRLVVMGPPDELQEAEAMLDQPVEDLDGERTDRFEINEIRIGENSELGGRTLAELQFRQKYEATVIGIIRGGQRITALRTTERLQPGDGLVVIGAAEAVKGLKGMEPL
- a CDS encoding antibiotic biosynthesis monooxygenase family protein, which encodes MYALLLLFPLGPGMRSTAEKLGDQFSPVHRTAKGFKDEIFLADDLTGEYGSLTLWDSREDIEAFRQAAASQLQKDLAGIAKVPPTTRVFEVYEPKP